Proteins from one Mycobacterium adipatum genomic window:
- a CDS encoding DUF732 domain-containing protein: MSFKSVMGAVIVAVGAATALAAPAAADEPTETDQQFLAALTEHGVQVGTDSKAIDMAQSMCRKLGNGGDKGIEKALYYIKDNADLSNDEITTFAGIAAQAYCAEKLQK; encoded by the coding sequence ATGAGTTTCAAGAGCGTCATGGGCGCGGTCATCGTGGCCGTCGGCGCCGCCACCGCGCTCGCGGCACCGGCCGCGGCCGACGAACCGACCGAGACCGATCAGCAGTTCCTGGCGGCACTCACCGAGCACGGTGTGCAGGTCGGCACCGACTCCAAGGCGATCGACATGGCCCAGTCGATGTGCCGCAAGCTGGGCAACGGCGGCGACAAGGGCATCGAGAAGGCGCTGTACTACATCAAGGACAACGCCGACCTGTCCAACGACGAGATCACCACCTTCGCCGGTATCGCCGCGCAGGCGTACTGCGCAGAGAAGCTGCAGAAGTAG
- a CDS encoding (2Fe-2S)-binding protein translates to MHELPVAVSVNGRQYRDTVEPRVTLADHLRENCGLTGTHLGCEHGACGACTVLLDGQAVRSCLVLAVQADGREVTTVEGIASPDGELSPVQAAMRECHGLQCGFCTPGFVTSITALLADNPSPTDAEIREGLSGNFCRCTGYQGIVNAVKRAAEHIDEGATP, encoded by the coding sequence ATGCATGAACTACCCGTCGCGGTGTCGGTGAACGGTCGCCAGTACCGCGACACCGTCGAACCGCGCGTGACGCTGGCCGATCACCTCCGGGAGAACTGCGGGCTGACCGGCACCCACCTTGGCTGTGAGCACGGCGCCTGCGGCGCCTGCACGGTGTTGCTGGACGGCCAGGCCGTACGGTCCTGCCTGGTGCTGGCCGTGCAGGCCGACGGCCGGGAGGTGACCACCGTGGAGGGCATCGCATCCCCCGACGGTGAGCTCTCACCGGTACAGGCCGCCATGCGGGAATGCCACGGCCTGCAGTGCGGCTTCTGCACGCCCGGTTTCGTCACCTCCATCACCGCGCTGCTGGCCGACAATCCGTCCCCCACCGATGCCGAGATCCGGGAGGGCCTGTCCGGCAACTTCTGTCGGTGCACCGGCTATCAGGGCATCGTCAACGCGGTGAAACGCGCCGCCGAGCACATCGACGAGGGTGCCACTCCGTAA
- a CDS encoding SDR family oxidoreductase: MQITLAGQTVLVTGGGSGIGKGVAAEVVASGGNAMLVGRNADKLSAAVDEITAGPGDGEVRFEPADVTNEDEVARAVDAATAWTGRLNGVVHCAGGTETIGPLTQVDSEGWRRAVDLNVNGSMYVLKHSARELVRGGGGSFIGISSIAASNTHRWFGAYGVTKAALDHLMMLAADELGPSWVRVNSIRPGLIATDMVAPILSMPELSGDYAAQTPLPRHGEVEDIANAAVFLLSDASGWITGQVINIDGGHGLRRGPDLSAMLEPVFGADGLRGVVER; encoded by the coding sequence GTGCAAATTACTTTGGCAGGACAGACGGTCCTGGTGACCGGCGGTGGAAGCGGTATCGGCAAGGGTGTGGCGGCGGAGGTGGTCGCCAGCGGCGGCAACGCCATGCTGGTCGGGCGCAACGCCGACAAGCTGTCGGCGGCGGTGGACGAGATCACCGCGGGGCCCGGGGATGGCGAGGTGCGCTTCGAACCCGCCGATGTCACCAACGAGGACGAGGTGGCCCGCGCGGTCGACGCGGCGACGGCGTGGACGGGCCGGCTGAACGGAGTGGTGCACTGTGCGGGCGGCACCGAGACCATCGGCCCGCTGACGCAGGTCGATTCCGAGGGCTGGCGCCGCGCGGTCGACCTGAATGTCAACGGCAGCATGTACGTGCTCAAGCATTCGGCGCGCGAACTGGTGCGCGGCGGCGGTGGGTCCTTCATCGGGATCTCGTCGATCGCCGCGAGCAACACCCACCGCTGGTTCGGTGCCTACGGGGTCACCAAGGCCGCGCTGGATCACCTGATGATGCTGGCCGCCGACGAACTCGGGCCGTCCTGGGTGCGGGTGAACTCCATCCGGCCGGGCCTGATCGCCACCGATATGGTCGCCCCGATCCTGTCCATGCCGGAACTCAGCGGTGACTATGCGGCCCAGACCCCGCTGCCGCGCCACGGCGAGGTGGAAGACATCGCGAATGCCGCGGTGTTCCTGCTCAGCGATGCCTCGGGCTGGATCACCGGTCAGGTGATCAATATCGACGGCGGTCACGGTCTGCGGCGCGGACCCGATCTGTCGGCGATGCTGGAGCCCGTCTTCGGTGCGGACGGGCTGCGCGGGGTCGTCGAGCGCTAG